In Centroberyx gerrardi isolate f3 chromosome 7, fCenGer3.hap1.cur.20231027, whole genome shotgun sequence, the sequence tacagtattatatgcattttacatttcttgtTTATATGCACTTTAAAATTTCTTGTCAAttgtaaagcacattgtgaTGCTCTGagcatgaaatgtgctatatcaATTTTGTTTGAAGTTTGACTTGACTAAAGTCAAAGGTGACTCACTGGGGTCGTGGGGTGCCTGGGGCTGCCACTGCTGGTAGGTGCTGCTCCAGCCCTGAGGGGGGTACTGGTGAGGACCTGGAGGACCACCACTgaagagaacagacagaataaTCCTTATTAAAACCTCATGAGCATCACATCACTGACCTGATGAGCAATTTGGATGCCCTGGATCTTCTTAGATTTTCTGTGCAACTGTGTAGTTGCCCATTAGCTACTCACTGTGGTGGTCCAGGGGCTCCGGGGGGTCCAGGGTTGTATGGGTTGGGGTTGTAGGGACCCATTGGACCAGCAGGACCCGGCCCACCTGGCCCCGGACCCACAGGACACAGAGGACCCTGGAACACACAACATTACCACATGTAAATGCATGTTGCTTCTAATTCGCCAAGTATAACACGTGCGCAAGGAATTTGACCCAGTTAAATAGTTCCTATACATAAAAAGACTGTTACACAGTACAGGTGCAGGACAAAACATATGAGGACCTCACATATAGTGTAAACAAGACATGCTGTATGACAGTAGATAAAACATTAACATATTCAGTACACATTCAAAACTAAAGAACTGTTCTGGTGCAGCAACGTTGACAAAGTTGGTAATGGTACCAGTTCACAGAGGCAGACTAACAAGTGCCATCTTGGAAAGAATATACAGTAAACAATAGGAAATTCAACTGTCAGTGCCCTTTACATTTGTGTAAAGGCACAGCTTTTCTACTTATTGTCAACAAAGGAAGAATTCTCTCAAGCCAATAGGAGCTCCGTATTAACATGATGAAGACCTTGTAGTTGTAATTTTCAATATGTTTAGTTGATTGTATTTCATTTATATCCtttttgttgctgctgcagtgatcCAATTTACCCTCTGGGATCAATGAAGTTaattttattatctttttacattaatgtacttaataaatatataatcttaatttatatagcacttttcataaCACAGTCACAAAGCATTTTGCAAAAGATAAAGGttacattacataaaagcaaatcTATAGAAATTTGATTTAAAGCTGGGTACTAAACAAACACCTACTTGTTTAGTACCCAAAAACAAGGATGCAAAGTACCTCAATCTTCTCTTCAATGAGCTGCTTGGCGTGGTCAATCTGCTGCGGTGAGCCCCGGATGACAAAGAGCTTGAAGTTGGGGTCTCCGTTGGGGGGCGGCTGTCGGGAGATCTCCACAAAGGCCCCCGTCTGCTGGTTGATGGACTTGACATTCTCTCCGCCCCGGCCAATCACCAGGCCGCACTTGTGGGCGGGGATGGAGAAGGTCATCTCCCCTCCAGGGGGGCCCCAGCCGCCCTGTCCCCTGCCTCGGCCCCTGTTGCCTGGGGGCATGCCCGGTGGCCCTGGGGGGCCCTGTGGATGGGGAAGCAGAGACCGAGCCTCTTCACTATAGCATAGTACCTTCTCTATGTTGGAGCTTATACGGtatgtaagggataatgcccgacgaggtgtccattatcaggaattaatggacgacGGGGAGGCCAGAACCGTCCGACTCGCAGCGGAGGACGGTTGCCTCCGCGGAGTTAGAAGTTACATACAATCCGTTAGATACAGGCTGATACTACGTAGCCAGCGCTTTAATTTAGAAcggtgaacagacagtttcactggaactacttagtaggtgtccattatcaggaattaatggacacccAGCAGCCAaacagaattgagtattcacccagaccatggtataaATATAATGAATGTACACTAGTCACTGCTTCTTAGGCTTTGGTCTTCAGGATGAGGATATTTCCATTTCTCAGGGGTTTATTTCAGCTGATGCAGACATTCTGGAGATTAAAACAGCTCTGAGCTGCAAAGTCTTAAGTACAGTAATGGCCTCAAGGCTGCTACCATACATTTATTGTTAGCCGCAACTAATTAAGACGGTGATACTttaccactgtacatttctgtAGGTTGCGAGAAGACATATGCATGCTTAAGAGTGcgtcagtgcatgtgtgtgtgtgagagagagcaagacggAGAGCGGTCCATACCCCTTGTCCCTCCTCCCTGACCCTGATGCTCTGCAACAGGTCGTTGATGATCTGGGCGGCGTGCTCACAGCGGTCGGGGGGGCCACTGATGTGGGCAATCTTATCCGGACCAGTCCCGTCATCTGAGAGGGAGATTCAAGTCACCCATACTGAGAACATCATGTCACTTCATGTCAAAAAAGAGCCCTGATTAGAAAGACTGAAATATTGTGTTGTCCTTAAACACTAGTTTTTTGTAGGTACACTGTCCTGTAAATTTCTTTCAAAAATGGATAACAAGCTAATTGCAGTGGTGTGTGGTTTCCCTGAGCTCTATGACACAACGTTATTCAtgtaaagagacagaaacaaacatgcTTGCATTGTGTCACACCACTCATGAGAGTCTGAATGTAATGTTCAAGTCAGCAATCGACCATATGAGGGTCCTACCTTGTTTGAACTGTATCCTAACTCCAGCGTCATTCTGGATTTTCTTGATCATCTCCCCGCTGCGGCCGATGACCACACCCACAGAGTGTCGCGGCACTGGGATCTGACCAGAAAACAGATGTTGGTTTCGGTGTTTTGAGTCTAGTTTGGTTCATAGACCACTGACCACCTCCCAatcttgctcacacacacacacacacacttacacttacatCGATGCCTCCTCCCATGCGGGAGCCATATTCATTTCTTTCACCAAAGCCACCATGGTCTCTCTCCCTTAGAATCTCCTGCACCATTTCCTGGGCTTGCTGAACAGGAGGACATTACATGGCAACACTGCATCACATATAATTACTTGCATTATCTTGAGGTGGGGGTGTAAACACACGCTCATTTTGAACTTGGCGAGATGATCCCATTGCCGTACCTGGAC encodes:
- the LOC139921913 gene encoding far upstream element-binding protein 2-like isoform X3, with the protein product MSEYNAVPPPGAGAPLGGQAAIGNGGGIKKDAFADAVQRARQIAAKIGGDAGPPMNNSNAPDGFPFTTQKRQLEDADQPESKKLATQSDLDSATALSIGAQLAALAQQRPTSSSEDYSVPDSMVGLIIGRGGEQINKIQQESGCKVQIAPDSGGLPERSVSLTGSLDSIQKAKMLLDEIVSRGRGTPPSSYHESTNGQNGTVQEMMIPAGKAGLVIGKGGETIKQLQERAGVKMILIQDASQGPNMDKPLRIIGDPYKVQQAQEMVQEILRERDHGGFGERNEYGSRMGGGIDVSIPVPRHSVGVVIGRSGEMIKKIQNDAGVRIQFKQDDGTGPDKIAHISGPPDRCEHAAQIINDLLQSIRVREEGQGGPPGPPGMPPGNRGRGRGQGGWGPPGGEMTFSIPAHKCGLVIGRGGENVKSINQQTGAFVEISRQPPPNGDPNFKLFVIRGSPQQIDHAKQLIEEKIEGPLCPVGPGPGGPGPAGPMGPYNPNPYNPGPPGAPGPPHGGPPGPHQYPPQGWSSTYQQWQPQAPHDPTRSPGQ